A DNA window from Leopardus geoffroyi isolate Oge1 chromosome A1, O.geoffroyi_Oge1_pat1.0, whole genome shotgun sequence contains the following coding sequences:
- the SPZ1 gene encoding spermatogenic leucine zipper protein 1: MEVSALSKTLKPTPDLNQESLDPRIIIALFEIGSLPPVSWGSLPSLNSSGHQVTEQQTAQKFENLLKEIKDIIKSVTSCGEKITETKDSFEETSISEDVSELKEKIRELDKINKVLLKNLLGSSDLEKEQNVKKQEMILENQNSKDMVQTFGKDLVSHSEENRSLNETQLSKEKANYRYHHIQEENIKLRSNMEQLLQEAEHWNVQHTELSELIRSYQKSQKDIQETLENNGAHFQTQPNNEVSAKHELAEQVKKLEHDTYSLHLIAALLENECQILQQRIELLKELHHQKEGTWRESPIQINCEQDKKKQKLSETEYKEKMQGRDGTSQKKHKVYKSLDACSKKALNNRFNTHIARRDLVGKKRPSSSLT, translated from the coding sequence ATGGAAGTGTCCGCCCTCTCCAAAACTCTTAAACCTACTCCTGATCTCAATCAAGAGTCCTTGGATCCTCGGATTATCATTGCCTTATTCGAAATTGGATCCCTTCCCCCTGTCTCCTGGGGTTCTCTCCCTTCCCTAAATAGTAGTGGTCATCAAGTAACTGAACAACAGACTGCACAAAAGTTTGAAAatctcttaaaagaaattaaagacatcatTAAAAGTGTCACAAGTTGTGGAGAGAAGATCACAGAAACAAAAGATTCTTTTGAGGAAACCAGTATTTCTGAGGATGTGtcagaacttaaagaaaaaatcagagaACTTGACAAGATAAATAAAGTGTTATTGAAAAACTTGCTTGGTAGTTCAGACCTAGAGAAAGAACAGAATGTAAAGAAACAGGAGATGATATTGGAAAACCAGAATTCCAAGGACATGGTACAAACTTTTGGAAAGGATTTGGTAAGTCATTCAGAAGAAAACAGATCCCTTAATGAAACTCAATTAAGCaaggaaaaagcaaattacaGATACCATCATATTCAAGAAGAAAACATCAAACTTAGGAGCAACATGGAGCAGTTACTACAGGAAGCTGAACACTGGAATGTGCAACATACTGAGCTTAGTGAACTAATAAGATCATATCAGAAATCTCAGAAAGACATACAAGAAACTCTTGAAAATAATGGAGCGCATTTCCAAACTCAACCAAATAACGAGGTGTCAGCTAAGCATGAACTGGCGGAACAAGTGAAGAAACTGGAACATGACACATATTCATTACATTTGATTGCAGCTTTGCTGGAAAATGAATGTCAAATCTTACAGCAGAGAATAGAGCTTCTCAAGGAACTCCATCATCAGAAAGAGGGAACTTGGCGAGAAAGTCCAATTCAGATAAATTGTGaacaagacaagaaaaaacagaaactatCAGAAACAGAGTATAAGGAAAAAATGCAAGGAAGAGATGGTACATCTCAGAAAAAACACAAAGTCTACAAAAGCCTGGATGCTTGTAGTAAGAAAGCGCTTAATAACCGCTTCAATACCCATATTGCAAGAAGAGATCTTGTGGGAAAAAAGAGGCCATCCAGCAGCCTaacttag